The following are encoded together in the Astyanax mexicanus isolate ESR-SI-001 chromosome 8, AstMex3_surface, whole genome shotgun sequence genome:
- the LOC111191229 gene encoding trichohyalin — protein MMHWLRSLFSSTETKLLERWRREERWREEHKFLQLQRKIREKEWRIKKEEERKKKKKQERKMLQKEKKRKRQQERERQREVELQIRELREREELQGCATQVGPIASFHSYLMTLTPPPLEHTWSTKLGFIEEELEELQRRVTELQKEREREVESERQMEEVGWRDEKEEKKERGMLEEMEEFFQKMGREMERVRWAEKEREIAIEEGMERKSEREIGEMEKLQERMREIEMERERQRELERQREERQRETEERLREAERRMKEVRETKLRLEEEKWKERCLEIERKKEEELRAAEERLQEIKRKMREERNKMKRKEELMEERMMKEQQERERREEESRRERERKREEEQLEREREMMEIKMEEKKKLRELEEKREKLEKEKREMKEKEREREEELREMERKMEEERIEREREEELREMERKMEEERIEREREEELREMEREIEERKKEMERKMEEERIKREMKERKKELRRKIEKERMKREIEERKIEEERKKEEERIEREMEERKKELERKLEEERIKREMKERKKELRRKLEEERIEKEMEERKKEMERKIEEERMEREIEERKIEERKLEEERMKRNIEEGRVEEDERIEKEIEERRIEEERKIEEERKLEEERMEREIEERRIEEERKIEEERKLEEERMEREMEERRIEEDERIEREIEERRIKEDEKMMERAVEVEKMQELRREHMEKEKRRKKEMMRRMFAPGGLIFRSQREESCRGDGGKWKNLKNTTATTEQEEPREPEEPPRSLWPVSSNGEPVIISVQPLHPLPEQPEPSDPPTPDPTSAPSTEDSVGGGEEVEEAPPLQPEIFTDPKTASEETSEPEASGETAPSRSLAPWISKPLQWKFNRDMKKSYERERKYGHQLISLKNPKRLICVAEHEQNLRQTLREKHEKLEKKWNK, from the exons ATGATGCACTGGTTGCGGAGCCtcttctccagcactgagactaaGCTGCTGGAGAGgtggaggagagaggagagatggagagaggagcATAAGTTCCTGCAGCTCCAGAGAAAAATCAGAGAGAAGGAGTGGAGGATAAAGAaggaagaggagaggaagaagaagaagaagcaggagAGGAAGATGCTTcagaaggagaagaagagaaaaagacagcaggagagagagagacagagggaggtgGAGCTTCAGATAAGGgagctgagagagagggaggagcttCAGGGCTGTGCTACACAGGTAGGACCTATAGCCTCCTTCCACTCCTACCTGATGACGCTGACTCCGCCCCCTCTGGAGCACACCTGGAGCACAAAACTGGGCTTCAtagaggaggagctggaggagctcCAGAGGAGAGTGACTGAGCTccagaaagaacgagagagagaggtagagagtgagagacagatggAAGAGGTAGGATGGAGGGatgagaaagaagagaagaaagaaagaggaatgCTAGAGGAGATGGAAGAGTTTTTCCAAAAGatggggagagagatggagagagtaaggtgggctgagaaagagagagagattgccaTAGAAGAAGgaatggagagaaagagtgagagagagataggagagaTGGAGAAGCTCCAGGAACgaatgagagaaatagagatggagagagagagacagagagagctagagagacagagagaggaacgACAGAGGGAGACGGAggagagactgagagaagcagagagGAGGATGAAGGAAGTGAGAGAGACGAAACTGAGATTAGAGGAGGAGAAATGGAAGGAAAGATGtttagagatagagagaaagaaagaggaagaactCAGAGCTGCAGAGGAGAGACTCCAGGAGATTAAGAGAAAGATGAGGGAAGAAAGAAATAAGATGAAGAGAAAGGAAGAACTAATGGAGGAAAGAATGATGAAAGAGCaacaggagagagaaaggagagaggaggagagtaggagagagcgagagagaaagagagaagaagaacaattagaaagagaacgagagatgATGGAGATAAAGATGGAGGAGAAGAAAAAGCTAAGAGAGCTGGAGGAGAAACGAGAGAAGcttgagaaagagaagagagagatgaaggaaaaggagagagagagggaagaggagcttagagagatggagagaaagatggaggaagagagaatagagagagagagggaagaggagcttagagagatggagagaaagatggaggaagagagaatagagagagagagggaagaggagcttagagagatggagagggagatagaagagagaaagaaagagatggagagaaagatggaggaggagcgaataaagagagagatgaaagagagaaagaaagagttgaGGAGgaagatagagaaggagaggatGAAGAGGGAGatagaagagagaaagatagaagaggagaggaagaaagaggaggagaggatagagagagagatggaagagaggaagaaagaattGGAGAGGAAGTTAGAGGAGGAGCgaataaagagagagatgaaagagagaaagaaagagttgaGGAGAAAGTTAGAGGAAGAGAGGATAGAGAAGGAgatggaagagagaaagaaagagatggagaggaaaatagaggaggagaggatggagagagagatagaagagagaaagatagaggagaGGAAGTTAGAGGAGGAGAGGATGAAGAGGAATATAGAGGAGGGAAGGGTAGAAGAGGATGAGAGGATAGAGAAGGAGATAGAAGAGAGAAGGATAGAAGAGGAGAGgaagatagaggaggagaggaagttagaggaggagaggatggagagggagatagaagagagaaggatagaagaggagaggaagatagaggaggagaggaagttggaggaggagaggatggagagggagatggaagagagaaggatagaagaggatgagaggatagagagagagatagaagagagaaGGATAAAAGAGGATGAGAAGATGATGGAGAGAGCAGTGGAGGTGGAGAAGATGCAGGAGTTGAGGAGGGAGCACatggagaaagagaagaggaggaagaaggagatgatgaggaggatgttcGCTCCGGGTGGGCTCATCTTCCGCTCTCAGAGGGAGGAGAGTTGCCGTGGAGACGGAGGAAAGTGGAAGAACCTGAAGAACACCACGGCAACCACCGAGCAGGAGGAACCCAGAGAGCCGGAGGAACCACCACGATCTCTCTGGCCCGTTTCCTCAAACGGAGAGCCGGTGATCATCTCCGTTCAGCCCCTCCACCCCCTCCCAGAGCAGCCTGAACCTTCTGACCCCCCCACACCGGACCCCACCAGTGCTCCCAGTACAGAGGACAGTGTGGGTGGAGGTGAGGAGGTGGAGGAAGCTCCTCCGCTGCAGCCGGAGATCTTCACTGATCCCAAAACAGCCTCCGAGGAGACGAGCGAGCCCGAAGCGAGCGGCGAGACCGCACCCAGCAGGAGTCTCGCTCCGTGGATCAGTAAACCACTGCAGTGGAAGTTCAACAGGGACATGAAGAAGAGCTACGAGAGGGAGAGGAAATACGGCCATCAGCTCATCTCACTCA AAAACCCAAAGAGACTCATCTGTGTGGCGGAGCACGAGCAGAACCTCCGACAGACTCTGAGAGAGAAACACGAGAAGCTGGAGAAGAAATGGAACAAGTGA